A section of the Triticum dicoccoides isolate Atlit2015 ecotype Zavitan chromosome 7A, WEW_v2.0, whole genome shotgun sequence genome encodes:
- the LOC119330552 gene encoding ruBisCO large subunit-binding protein subunit beta, chloroplastic, whose product MASPFGATSTVGLMAAPSGIVSDKKPFSLSSISLADRPRHVRLQRKCNFRVKAAKELYFNKDGSATKKLQVGVNKLADLVGVTLGPKGRNVVLESKYGSPKIVNDGVTVAREVELEDPVENIGAKLVRQAAAKTNDLAGDGTTTSVVLAQGLIAEGVKVIAAGANPVQITRGIEKTAKALVLELKKMSKEVEDSELADVAAVSAGNNYEIGNMIAEAMSKVGRKGVVTLEEGRSSENNLYVVEGMQFERGYISPYFVTDSEKMTTEYENCKLLLVDKKITNARDLINVLEEAIRGQYPILIIAEDIEQEALATLVVNKLRGSLKICAIKAPGFGERKTQYLDDIAILTGGTVIRDEVGLTLDKADNTVLGTAAKVVLTKESTTIVGDGSTQEEVTKRVAQIKNLIEAAEQDYEKEKLNERIAKLAGGVAVIQVGAQTETELKEKKLRVEDALNATKAAVEEGIVVGGGCTLLRLAAKVDAIKDTLDNDEQKVGAEIVRRALCYPLKLIAKNAGVNGSVVTEKVLSNDNFKFGYNAATGQYEDLMAAGIIDPTKVVRCCLEHAASVAKTFLTSDVVVVEIKEPEAAPLANPMDNSGFGY is encoded by the exons ATGGCTtcaccatttggtgccacttctaccGTTGGGCTCATGGCAGCTCCATCTGGCATTGTATCAGACAAGAAGCCATTTTCACTGTCATCTATCTCCCTTGCCGACAGGCCACGACATGTGCGCCTTCAGAGGAAATGCAACTTCAGGGTAAAAGCCGCCAAGGAGCTCTACTTCAACAAGGATGGCTCAGCCACCAAGAAGCTCCAG GTTGGAGTCAACAAGCTTGCAGATCTTGTTGGAGTTACCTTGGGACCAAAGGGAAGGAATGTTGTTTTGGAGAGCAAGTACGGCTCCCCTAAGATTGTCAATGATGGTGTTACAGTTGCAAGAGAG GTTGAGCTGGAGGATCCTGTTGAAAATATTGGAGCTAAGTTGGTTAGGCAAGCTGCAGCGAAGACCAACGATTTAGCTGGAGACGGGACAACTACTTCTGTCGTCCTTGCTCAGGGGCTCATTGCTGAGGGTGTTAAG GTTATTGCAGCTGGTGCTAACCCTGTTCAAATTACTCGTGGTATTGAGAAAACAGCGAAAGCACTAGTCCTTGAACTTAAGAAGATGTCGAAGGAG GTTGAAGACAGTGAGCTTGCCGATGTTGCTGCTGTCAGTGCTGGCAACAACTACGAAATCGGTAACATGATAGCAGAGGCTATGAGCAAGGTCGGACGGAAGGGAGTGGTTACCCTTGAAGAGGGGAGGAGTTCCGAGAACAATCTTTATGTTGTGGAGGGAATGCAGTTTGAGCGTGGTTATATCTCTCCTTATTTCGTCACTGACAGCGAGAAAATGACCACCGAGTACGAGAACTGCAAG CTGCTTTTGGTTGACAAGAAAATCACCAATGCACGGGATCTTATCAATGTTCTGGAGGAAGCCATCAGGGGTCAATACCCAATCCTGATCATTGCTGAGGATATTGAGCAGGAGGCTCTTGCAACCCTTGTTGTCAACAAGCTCAGAGGTTCTTTGAAAATTTGCGCTATCAAAGCCCCTGGTTTTGGAGAGCGCAAGACCCAGTACCTGGACGACATTGCCATCCTCACCGGAG GAACTGTAATCAGAGACGAGGTTGGACTCACACTTGACAAGGCAGATAACACAGTTCTAGGAACGGCTGCAAAGGTTGTCCTTACAAAGGAGTCCACAACAATTGTTGGTGATGGCAGCACCCAGGAAGAAGTGACTAAGAGGGTTGCACAGATCAAAAATCTCATTGAG GCAGCAGAGCAAGACTACGAGAAGGAGAAACTCAATGAGAGGATTGCAAAGCTCGCGGGTGGTGTTGCTGTTATTCAG GTGGGAGCACAAACAGAAACTGAACTTAAGGAGAAGAAGTTGAGAGTTGAGGATGCTCTAAACGCAACCAAG GCTGCTGTTGAGGAAGGTATTGTTGTTGGTGGAGGGTGCACTCTTTTGAGGCTGGCTGCTAAGGTTGATGCCATCAAGGACACCCTCGATAACGACGAGCAGAAG GTCGGAGCAGAGATAGTGAGGAGGGCGCTGTGCTACCCACTCAAATTGATCGCCAAGAATGCTGGTGTCAATGGCAGTGTTGTTACTGAGAAG GTTCTTTCTAACGACAACTTCAAGTTCGGCTACAACGCTGCCACTGGGCAGTACGAGGACTTGATGGCTGCTGGTATCATCGACCCCACTAAG GTGGTGAGATGTTGCCTGGAGCATGCCGCGTCGGTGGCCAAGACCTTCCTGACGTCGGACGTCGTGGTCGTTGAGATCAAGGAGCCCGAGGCGGCGCCCCTCGCCAACCCCATGGATAACTCCG GCTTTGGATACTGA
- the LOC119328185 gene encoding uncharacterized protein LOC119328185 — protein sequence MQNINRSSNTPISVHRVMFGPEGWADLPHGLLHSIIVLLGSTRGLLAFIATCPSWYAAFMSIKSTLGKLFPTVIFRNRADQTSSAGSNIGNTWELIDPVYPSTPLCRLTPPSILDKMAFVKCSYGHAIFCYDRSLVIMDVLTGTMVAAPPFPLSQLCYITFISPEESPDSYLFVSSPHCLYAWRVGSPSWLHCDFLNAHLIKEMVSFKGRVIMRMRQKLYTVHLAPQFHVEVLRVDCRDYMDP from the coding sequence ATGCAAAACATCAACCGGAGCTCCAACACCCCCATCTCCGTGCACCGTGTCATGTTTGGACCCGAAGGCTGGGCGGACCTACCACATGGATTATTGCACTCCATCATTGTCCTGTTGGGTTCAACTCGTGGCCTTCTTGCATTCATCGCCACCTGCCCTAGCTGGTATGCCGCATTCATGTCAATCAAATCTACCTTAggcaagctcttcccaactgttaTTTTCCGGAACCGTGCCGACCAGACAAGTTCAGCTGGCTCTAACATTGGAAACACATGGGAGCTCATTGATCCTGTATATCCAAGTACTCCGTTGTGTCGCTTGACCCCTCCAAGTATTTTGGACAAAATGGCATTCGTCAAATGTTCTTATGGTCATGCGATTTTCTGCTACGACAGATCCCTTGTCATTATGGACGTGCTCACTGGCACTATGGTTGCAGCTCCACCTTTCCCATTGAGTCAACTATGCTACATAACCTTCATATCTCCAGAGGAGTCACCAGATTCATATCTATTTGTCAGCAGCCCGCACTGCCTGTACGCTTGGCGAGTTGGGAGCCCCTCTTGGTTGCACTGCGATTTTCTAAATGCACATTTGATCAAGGAGATGGTGTCCTTCAAAGGCCGGGTCATTATGAGGATGCGTCAAAAACTATACACCGTGCATTTGGCACCTCAGTTTCATGTTGAGGTACTAAGAGTTGATTGCAGAGATTATATGGACCCGTAG